One segment of Ricinus communis isolate WT05 ecotype wild-type chromosome 8, ASM1957865v1, whole genome shotgun sequence DNA contains the following:
- the LOC8260450 gene encoding protein TIFY 10B: MAHLVQRSGKAVATEKTNFAQTCNLLSQYLKERGSFGNITYGITSKPEANKGPEASRTPATTLNLLPSMENPAENSSRQDYVPSTNIKPMELFPQLVGFSSQNPVEGSTNKAADLRKSSKGDSTTAQMTIFYGGQVMVFDDFPAEKAKEIIALASKGTSNTTNGFTTASAVEKANQSAIAPPPNKVREGLQLRPQADDSDLPIARRASLHRFFEKRKDRAAAKAPYQINNPSSSPPPPPPPRPRHEGERNIVFIDLECQTSEQQLDLKL; this comes from the exons ATGGCACACTTGGTTCAGAGGTCCGGCAAGGCGGTAGCTactgagaaaacaaactttGCCCAGACGTGCAATCTGTTGAGccaatatttgaaagaaaGAGGCAGCTTTGGAAATATTACCTATGGAATAACCTCGAAGCCTGAAGCTAATAAAG GTCCTGAAGCATCAAGGACACCTGCAACAACATTAAATCTACTTCCGAGCATGGAAAATCCAGctgagaattcatcaagacaAGACTATGTTCCATCTACAAACATAAAACCCATGGAATTGTTCCCACAACTGGTGGGGTTTTCTTCTCAAAATCCTGTTGAAGGTTCCACTAACAAGGCTGCAGATTTGAG GAAATCTTCAAAAGGAGATTCCACAACTGCACAAATGACTATATTTTACGGCGGACAAGTTAtggtatttgatgattttccGGCTGAGAAGGCCAAAGAGATCATAGCTTTAGCTAGCAAAGGAACATCTAACACTACAAATGGATTTACTACAGCTTCTGCCGTGGAAAAAGCTAATCAGTCAGCCATTGCTCCTCCCCCCAATAAGGTCCGGGAGGGACTTCAGTTGCGACCTCAAGCTGATGATTCAG ATTTGCCTATTGCTAGAAGAGCATCACTGCATCGGTTCTTTGAGAAGAGGAAAGACAGGGCGGCAGCAAAGGCACCATATCAAATAAACAACCCATCATCGTcacctcctcctcctcctcctcctcgtCCCAGACATGAAGGAGAAAGGAACATCGTTTTTATTGACTTAGAATGCCAAACATCAGAACAGCAGCTTGACCTCAAGTTATAG